In the Nilaparvata lugens isolate BPH chromosome 9, ASM1435652v1, whole genome shotgun sequence genome, one interval contains:
- the LOC120352954 gene encoding uncharacterized protein LOC120352954: MAVDIETMEAMFEKFKTEINTSTENIIKKEISALNIPSIIAEQNSKIEVLGKENEELKRELQKQSALIENMRRENNLIFFGVDEADGEKSTQLMDKTLDICNKALKVELKAGDINLVRRIGRKKDKGVRPVMLSLVSVIKKNSIMQECTKLKGSKIFLTHDLDWQRQKILREVGGELRDSKKNVKVRRGVLEIDG; this comes from the coding sequence atggctgTTGATATTGAAACTATGGAAGCTATGTTCGAAAAATTCAAAACAGAAATCAACACTAGTACGGAGAACATTATCAAGAAAGAAATAAGTGCGCTCAATATCCCTTCAATCATAGCTGAGCAGAATAGTAAAATTGAGGTACTGGgcaaagaaaatgaagaattgaaaCGAGAGCTACAAAAGCAGAGTGCGTTGATTGAGAATATGAGAAGAGAAAATAATCTTATATTCTTTGGTGTCGATGAGGCAGATGGTGAAAAATCTACACAATTGATGGATAAAACTTTGGATATTTGTAATAAAGCTCTGAAGGTTGAACTAAAGGCGGGTGACATTAATTTGGTGAGGAGGATTGGCAGGAAAAAAGATAAGGGTGTGCGTCCGGTTATGTTATCCCTAGTATCTGTAATCAAGAAGAATAGTATTATGCAGGAATGTACAAAGTTGAAAGGCTCCAAAATATTCCTGACACATGATTTGGATTGGCAGAGACAGAAGATATTGAGGGAGGTAGGAGGTGAGCTTAGGGATTCAAAGAAGAATGTGAAAGTGAGGAGGGGAGTGCTAGAAAttgatggatga